ATTGGCTCCATGGGACACAAGGGAAGATTCTGGCAGAGAAGCCCCTGTAGCCTCCTCACTCCCAAACCCTTGCCCCACAAGGACACAGTCGGATGCAGAGTCCCAAAAACCAGCCCAGGAATTAATCCTGGCACGTCAGGCGAGCTGTGCACggctgcactgctgctcaaGCAGCTCCTTGCACTCCAGCACTTTGGTCCCTGCACCATaaatcacagccctgcagctcacaACATCTTCTTTCAGCAGCCCAACACGAGTTTTTAAGCAGCTCCTGGGGCGCTGCACCGAGTTCTCTGCAGCAGATCCACCCTTCAAAACCCTgcaagcacagcccagcacctccGGCTGCAAGCACCCTCCACAGCTCTTCCTGAAAAACCTGCAGAGAAGTCCATCACACGCAGGTTTAAGGTGGGGTGAAGCCAGCTGGAACCTGGGTCTTAATGattaaggggggaaaaattattcttgtaaAATCCCACCAAGTTCCCTAggcatggaaattaaaaaaaaaaaaataaaataccaatcTAAGCTAGGGGATTCTTCCCACAGGAAGATGGGGAAAACAAGGCATGAGGCTGTCCTTGCTAATCCAGGCCTAACTTGCAGCCTGCTCCACAGACATTaatcctccctgcagctcccagcaccgGCTCAGGAGGGAGCAAACAGATGGACAATGACTTATCATTGGAGAGACTTGGATCAGCAAGttagaaattcagatttctaCAGGAAAAGCAAGTTAGTCATCCAAACAAATGGATATGCCCTGGGGAGATGAAAAATCTGGATAGCAATGGAGCTAAAGTAAAaccttaagaaaaataaaggctgtGAGCTTGCAGAGGGGAGAAATAAAGGGAATATGAGAAGAAAAGAGCCACACAAAGCACAGACAACTCTGctaaatgctctttttttttgtagggCTGCGTTTataacagaaggaaataaagactGATCTTACGAGCACTGAGTGGATTTGTGTCTGTAACATCTAGGGCCATGTATTTGTGCTTTCCCCAATATTTTACTATTTCCTGGCTCCAAATGCTGCAGAGGAGAActgaggctgctgagctgccagctgggataGGATATTCAGGAAAAATTCCAGTTCAGGGTTTTGGATCCAAGTGATTGTGGGTGGGAGCTCACAAAAGAACTTTCCTGAAGTAATTCCTCAGATATtccagagggagcagctgtgccaaggCAAGGATGGCCAGGGCGAGCTCATCACCCCTCTCTGGGGACCTTTGGGGGACATTCCAGGTGGCACAGAACAGGAACAGCACCTCCTGATCCCTCTGCCAGATCCACgatctgctcctccagcagcaggatgaagggacgaggtgctgctgggattcacctttcagagggaaaactggggggaaaaagcagcacagggaattaagaattccctgcaggagcctgtCGGACATCTGGGTTACACCTGGCTGCTAAACTGATCCCTGCTTCCAGCTCCTTGGGAAATCTCAGTTTGCTCCTGCTTCCCACCTGCCTGGACAGCCACAGCAtccagacagcagagctggctctgcctgggacaCAGCCCAGAAATCCTCTGAGCCACCACAACACCTCGAGGGAGTTCCAAAGTCTGCTCTtggctgcctcctcctcctcccagcagcccaAAGATGAGCCCACAGCATCAGAGGCTCAGACCCTGGTGGTCTGAGTGGACCAATAAAGTCAAATATTCATCTCTCATCTACTTTTGAAagtttcagatttatttttgtttgagaaCAAGATTTAGGAAGGTTTTTTACACTGATCAATTACTCTTTTACACAATTTTTTATATGATTCATGACCAAAACTAAAGCACTAAATAATACTGATTCAAGGATAAAAGAGCTTTAAATCTTTTCAGGTGATTTCAAGGAACCTACTGCTCATGTCCCCATCTGGCTGATCCCAAGCATCAGATGAGGATGATCCCAAGGATTATCCCACAGCATCAGAGGCTCAGAACCTGGTGGTCTGAGTAggccaataaaataaaatattcaccTCTCAGCTACTTTTGAAAGtttcaggtttatttttgtttgagaaCAAGATTTAGGAGGGTTTTTTTACCCTGATCTAATATTCTTTTAGACCAAGACTAAAGCACTAAATAATACTGATTCGAGGATAAAAGAGCTTTAAATCTTTCCAGGTGATTTCAAGGAACCTAGTGCTCATGTCCCCATGTGGCTGAGCTCTATAAATCAAACCCTGGCATTTTATCAAAATCAGAGGAGATCAGAACTGATTCCTAGAGGGAGTCTGGGCCATGCAaggactgcaggagctgggaaaggagtTTAATTCCATGATTTGAATATTCTAATTACAAACTGTGCAGAGAAATGCCCTCCCCACGCTGGTCCTGTTGATGCTTGGACAACAGGCAAAGGATGCACGACTTCTTCACGCTAATCCGTGCCTTGCAAATATCAACATTTTTGCTAAAACCTCACAAAAATAGCAACTAAACCAAGGTGCTGCCCTTTCCTCCTCTCACACCCAGAGGGAAAAGATGTTCCTCAGGGTTGTAAACTCACAGAAGGACCTCAAAACCATCAGGGTACAGCAGGAACCCCGTGAAGACGCTGTCGTCCTCCGCGCCGGCGTAGAGCCCGTTCCAGTCCTTCCCAACCTCCAGCCACACTTGGTCACCCACCCTGAGCTTGAGGATGGTCAGGAAGGAGGCCTGGTCGATGTCCTGGCCGTAGAGGGTGTCCCTGGCCTTGGccaccctcctgctgctggccacgaGGCTGAGGcgcgcggggcggccgcgcaCGGTGACGTGGTAGGAGAAGACGTAGGCGCCGGGCACGCTGCAGTTGAACTTGCCCGTGGTGGGGTCGTAATCGCGGCGCTCGTTGAACCACACGCGGTCGAACCTGATGGGCACgttgggaggagggaagggccGCGACAGCCCCGCGCTGAAGGCCGAGCGCGGGGCCTTGGCCACGTCCCCACGGGCGCCCTTGGCCCCGCGGGAGCCTTTCCTGCCCGGGGCGCCGCGCCTGCCCTTGGCGCCAGGGTCGCCCTTGGGCCCGCTGGGGCCCGCCGAGCCCGCGGGGCCCACGTCCCCTTTGTCACCCTTGCGGCCCTGCTCgcccttctctccctgcttgCCGGCCGCCCCCCGCGTGCCCTCGGTGCCCGTGTCCCCTTTGCTGCCCTTCTCCCCCTTGGTGCCCccttcccctctgtcccccttGGCCCCTCTGCCCCCCGGCTCCCCACAGTAGCCCTTCTCCCCCGTgtcccccttttctcccttgTCCCCCTGTTCTCCGCCCGCTCCTGGCTCTCCGGGATCGCCCCTGTCCCCTTTGTCTCCTTTGGTGCCATTGTCACAGGTGTCCCCTTTGGCCCCTTTTTGTCCCTTCAGTCCAGGGAAGCCGTAGCTGCCCTTATTGCCTTTGGCTCCAGCTTCACCTGGGGGtaaaaaagaagattaaaaccattaaaaaagaagattaaaCCCAATAAAATTGGATTGCTCTGGAGATGGAAGGACCATCCAAAGGGGTAaaacccagagcagagggaaaggtcAGAGCAATCCTGGATTTTCCATACCTACCTTGCAGCCCAGGTTTCCCTGGATATCCGGGGCTTCCACTCGCTCCTCGCTCCCCTtgctccccttttcctcctAGGACATTCCAGcattgattaattaattaattatttggtGCTGGTGCGTGCAGCACAGCAATCAGACCCCACTGGGACCATGCGTCCCTCGCTCCATTAATAAAACAGATGTGAGCAATGTGGGTTTTGAGGAAACACCTTCAGGAGCCTCAgctgcaccccacagcccccaggacCACCTCACTCGGAGATTTCCGCCCCTCTgcgaggcagctgctgctgtttagTGCAAGGTGGAGAAGGTGACAGCTCTGCGGGCCTCGTTCCAGGCTGGCCATAAAGTTTTTCCCAGGAGTAAATCGCTCCCTaaggggctgcagggactgaACAGCCCCTGTGGGACCCCGGGTGATTCTCCAGAGGCGGCAGCAGGATCCTGCCAGGATaaagctgctccaagccccagatGAAGGGCAGGGTTTCCTTTCAGGAATACTGATGGATAATGATGGCTCAGCAGCTTGACTGAAGTTCTTTTGCCTGAGAGATTGAAATTGAAATGCAGATTTCACACCTGCACACAGCTTCCGTGGTGGCTTTTTCCTACTTCTGTCCTTCATCCAAAGCAAACTGAACCCAGAATTTGAACTCCTGTTCAGAATGAGAATTTTTGAGTGAGATCTTTATGAGCAGCTGCTCCTATTCCACCTGAACAAACACTGCCACCGCctgagctcctgtccctgcactgaTGCCAGCTAAACCTCTCCAGGGCTCAATTCCTAGCAGAAAtcttcttttgctttgaaaaatatggatttttaataatttcGTGGTATTTTATGAggacagcagcattttccattaGTCTGGTTTACCTCTTTCTCCTTTAGGGCCTTTTGGACCTTGAGGGCCAGGGGTTCCTGGTAGCCCGGGCAGCCCAGCATCTCCCTTCTCCCCCTTGGGACCTGTAAAATCAACAGAATTATCTCAGTAACTCCAAGGTTTAACTTCTAAATAACACTTTCATCAATACCTGAGCAGTGTGGCATTGAGGAGTGTATATGAGGTGATTCCATCACCTTGGGAAGAGCTGCTTGTTTTATTTGACATCATGGAATCTCACAGCTTTGCCTTTCACTCTGGGCCATGgttaaagactttttaaaaccAACTTTGAGCTGCCTCAGAGCCACAGGAGCTCAGAGGTTCACAAAGCATCAGAAATTAATCTGTCTTTAATATCtgaggagctgccacagcttTGGAATTGTCCCTTTCCTTAAGGAGAATTAATTCTGCAAATACAGAAGGGGAACCTGTCCGAGAGCTCCACGCTGCAGAAAGAAGGGATTGaaatcctttcccttttccatcccctTGGGAATCCAGAGACTCCCAGTGCCTGTCTGGGAGCAGATTATGGCACCTTCAATCACCACAAGCACTCTTCCATCAAGAGATGAGAGATCAAACTCCCTTTACAGCCACCACAATGTCCATGAGCCAACCGTTCCCAAGCCATGGGAAGTGAAAATCCCTGGAGCGCGTTGGATTAAAGgagaattatttcattattttcccagATGAATAGTTCCTATCTCCAATATTAGTGCCATTAAAGTGAACTTTTGCAGGCTCATGCACTATTCATTAGAGCAGGAGCAGAATTAGGTGCTCTGTGGATGTGTGTTTTAGTGGTAGAAAGAAGACACAAagtgtattttattaaatatttaggTCCTTTATAGAGAGCTGCTTCTTGTgcctcatttatttatttttaaatttgaaccctttttgttttaatttcctcttttgcaacgggaaaaaaatcaaaaaataaaaaataaagaaaccttCAGTAAAGATGAAAACCTGCTTGAAGGTAGTTTTAGGGGTCATAAAGCCACGGTTGAAGTGAATGTGGAATTAAAGCTGTGCATCCAAGGGGatcagggcagggacagagagtTGAGGAGCATGGCCTCCtgccagcagggatttggggtaGTCCCAAAGGAATTCCCACTCACACTGGTGGTTTGTAACTTCCAGCATGTGGCTGACATTCACTTTTCTGCTCTGGATTTACACAAATCAGGATCACACCCCACATTTCATAGAattatggaatcacagaacatcctgagctgaaagggacccaccaggatcacccagcccagcccctggccctgcccagacatcccaaaatcccaccctgggcatccctggcagcgctgtcccaaCACTCCTGGAGTTCTGGCAGGTTTGGGAACGTGCCCATTCATTCCCGGGGgaccctgggcagtgcccagcagcctctgggggaaaaacctttccctaaaatccaaacacccacccca
The genomic region above belongs to Motacilla alba alba isolate MOTALB_02 chromosome 9, Motacilla_alba_V1.0_pri, whole genome shotgun sequence and contains:
- the OTOL1 gene encoding otolin-1, with the translated sequence MPSCPRPVPLLLALAAVPALAALKVTPAVLYTKPKPSQPPAAPPSVPGKIPFPAAPGRAEFPTIFPLENSTLDSAEFFFNCCDCCPPAAGPRGWPGPQGPPGPKGEKGDAGLPGLPGTPGPQGPKGPKGERGGKGEQGERGASGSPGYPGKPGLQGEAGAKGNKGSYGFPGLKGQKGAKGDTCDNGTKGDKGDRGDPGEPGAGGEQGDKGEKGDTGEKGYCGEPGGRGAKGDRGEGGTKGEKGSKGDTGTEGTRGAAGKQGEKGEQGRKGDKGDVGPAGSAGPSGPKGDPGAKGRRGAPGRKGSRGAKGARGDVAKAPRSAFSAGLSRPFPPPNVPIRFDRVWFNERRDYDPTTGKFNCSVPGAYVFSYHVTVRGRPARLSLVASSRRVAKARDTLYGQDIDQASFLTILKLRVGDQVWLEVGKDWNGLYAGAEDDSVFTGFLLYPDGFEVLL